CTTCATCTATAGAGTGataatcaaaattaatttcCTCTAATAAACTCCCCATGAATAGACTGGCGATCACAATTAAAATATATCAGAAACTATCAATGTCTCCGTGACTGATTATTTGTGAGTGGAACGTAGTCTGTGCTCTGGCAAATATCTTTAAAGGAACGAAGTAAGTGTTTTAGGTCTAGtaagtatttttgaaaaattacattttttttggaacttttttttgcaattgatttttccTAAAGCAGTAAGTTACTGAACCCATAAAATTGAAAGGTGTCACTGGCAAAAATTTTTTCCCACCGATTTTTTGTGCTACCACTAATGAAATAAGagaattacgaaaaaaaaatgtttacctATGTCCTACCCATCTCTACCTATATTTGGATTCAGTCAAAATATTCGAATCAGAGATGCATTAATTTTATCCCAGCTTGTTCTTGACCTTGAGTAATTCTGCAATGGTGCGATGAAATTCACCGCTTAAGGTCACATTTATATTTGATGTTACCAACCAATAGTAACTAATTGTTTCCTACATCACCGTCAAACGCGATCTTCATTCGGATCATTTGAGTCCTCATTCTACAGAAGTGCGCCCTCAGACGGCAGTATTTAAAAAGTTGGAATCCTCCACAAATTTTCGTTTGCATGCGGTTGTGAAGTTCTCCACAAAAACGTAACAACGTAATTTTGAGgactttaaatttttaatttatactgAAGACTTTGAACAGTAAGAATCGACCACATCTGATTAAAACAATGAAAGGGAATAAAAGCGCTCATTCGATGATTCCGCATCAAATTCAGCATGCTGTCATCGTGCTTATGACAGCATTGTCAAAGCTATCGTAGTGAAAGTGGTACATATAAATCGGCATTGTTCCAACCTGATCTATAACCGATCGAATTTGAAAGTGTTTGACTTCTACGACTCACGTGTGAAAATTCGCTGCCGGTATAGGATTTCACGTATtcttgatgacgtcataacTGGACTAACGAACCAAAGTCTAAAAGTAAATACTGTCGTTGTCTCAGATTATAACATTTAATCATTCCACAAGATCATCTTTCAGAAAATTCCATGCAAGACGATTTAACTGTTCCGCATGAACGCATTCTGAGAGGAGAAAAGTCTGTCACCTTTTAACTcggataaaaaatatttcagaggATTCAAGTCAATTCGAGTTGGTGAAAGGTGTTCATCTCCCCTGAATGTCGCATGCAGGTGCTTCCGCTTGTATCACCCTTTGCATGTAACAGTTGCCGATCGCGGCATGCCAGGTACCTACAGTTCTGTGTACAGCCAAAGTGACGTTCGCACAACTTAGCTGCAATAGTTTTCCGAAGATTAATTTGTTATAGAAAAGTTTCCTTTCTGTCCAGACTCACTGTAAAGACTTGATGCGTTGTGTTTGACACCATGCAATTTGTAACACTTCTGTTCATTCACAGTTCCCATTTCAGATACTGGTTTGGTTTACTGCGCAGTATTCTGGTGTATTCCGGCACGGAGGTGTCCATTTTATCGCACAGACTGGTGTCGAACGGTATTTTCAAAGTCTGTAGTCTATCTTCAGAACCGTCCTGATCTATCTTCTCTGTCAGACAAACCTCTGAAATCTGCCGACTGAGGTCGCGCAACTGTTCAACTTCTCGGTCGAAGCCATCTCCTTGAGCAAGAACAGTCTTCCAGAAAGTTTTGTTGAAGAACTGGTAGAGATAATGATCGACGTTGTTCCATTCCCGAAGACGGCTTCGGAGAGTGCTCGGCATTTCCTCTCGGTGTTCGGAGTGAACTTTGAGGTCACTATGCTTGATGTAGGCGACGTCATCAAGACTCCAGCACATCTGTCTCTTCAGCAACACTAACGACTCGTCCAAGTAGTCGGATATCATCACCAGTTGCAGGTCTTTCTTGATGTCCTCAATCAAGTTGACGATTTCTTTCTCGTCGTTGAAGTTCTCCGGGTCGAATCCCAGATCGTAGGCCATCGGGTTGTGCAGCATAAACCGCTCGTTGGCGTTTGAGGCAACTCGGCTCATGAACTGCTCTGGATTCTTGAGAAAACTGCGAAAGGGGTCGGGAGAGTGGATGCCAAGGAATTTGCCGAAACGATACCGGTTGAACAGGGACTCGAACTGCTGTTCCGGGTTGCGCAGCATGGTCACGTACGATGTGTCCGTTGGCATAATTTTCTGAAGTTCTCTCCGATTGTACACGGCATGATTACACAGGATGTTGTACTGACCGTTGCTGCTAGGCAACATGTGGTCGGTGTGGAAACAGTACGGCCAACCCGTCGAATCACTGTTCTCCTCTTTCGGGAGAACAAATGTCAGGTTACGACGATCACCAAATCTCTGTAAAAAAATATCGAGGGTGATATAAATTGTGTTAACGTTTATTGATTTTGAATGCCACTTTCGTGAATGCAAATGTTTTCCCGAAATTCATGCATATGTCGATGTCCAAGAACCAGACTCTGTTATTCTTTAACATTATTTATTCAACTTGGTCAGCTAAAGGTACACCTTTTTATCAAAGTGGCAAGCTTTTTTTAGACCGTCGTTGACTTAATTGAACCAGCAGTTGGTGCCCTGATATTGTGTGTCACTCCCGTACCCCCAAGGGCAAAGATGACTGTAACAACAGTACTTATAATGGAGGCAAAATCCAACGCTACAGTGGTACTCCTCGTCCCTAAAAGAGgacagtctctctctctctctctctctctctctctctctctctctctctctctctctctctctctctttctctcataTATTCAtataacacatacatacatacatacatacatacatacatacatacatacatacatacatacaggcagacagacagacagaaaacatacacacagacatatatacatatacgtacAGCACAAACATTTTACCTGCAGGATATTGGAGACTATGCTGCCGCCGGCCTGGTGGACATTGATAAACACTATATTGGTGTTCTCATTGCACGTTCCATTTGGATGGTGCTTCATACGGCGCCTGTTCCTAGATGAGGAAATTGTATTAAAAGGCTGAAGATCTTTCAATTGTTTAATAGAAGAGTCGTCTGCCGGTTCAATGAAATCTCAAacataaatttcattaaaatggcGAAAGTGAATTCTTCAACTTCCCTGATGGAAGTATGAAGAATAATATTTAGTAACGTTAAAGTAATATGAGGACAAATAGAACATTGAGACTGTCATGTaccttgtttaatattttaatgaactcaTTTATTAAAGTTACTATGTCAACATTACAGAATTTGTTCTGATTATTTTAAAGAGAGCGTCTTTAACCCATTTAGTTTACAATCTGCAGCAATTCTATCGAATGCTGAACAAAGGACACACAGACCGAAAATGTATATACGAGTTTCAAACGCATGCGCCGACACCAGTACTAACTGCCCGAACGTCCCTGTGTCGTTTGAGTTCAACACGAAATAATGCGAATAAATCTCAAGAGCACGGTTGCTAAATAATGCATACATGCAGGGCTCGACATCTGGTACACCTGCCACGTCAAACTGTTCGGTTACTGGCAGGCAGACACCGCTTTTCCAAGATTTGTGCCGTTTATTTTGGCGCTCTCCGGAGCATGAGCGTAAACTTTTGCCAGACGTGCTCAGAATTTCCCGTCTTCAATGGCAACTCCGTCATGTCAGCTATCCCTTGAAGACGAACCGCAACAGAATAACATGAATGAAAGTGATGGTGCGGTGTTATTATGTTCGTCCGCACACAGAATTTTGACGCAGAAAGGACGAAGAAATTGTAAAATGCCTTTTTTCGTGAACATTCAAATGattggtaaaaatattttattacagcGATGAGCAATTGTTTTCTCCTGACAAGCTCCGATCGAATCGCTGCATGCTTGTGTCATTATGATACTTTTTTATTATATGGTTTCGTGTTTTTTCTGTCCTTTCTATTTCTGTCTTCTaaggtatattttatatagGCCTTTATGTCGGCGAATTTTCAGCCTGGCCGATTTGTGCTGATCAATTATGGTCTGATAATAGCAGCATCACAGTGTATGAAGGATGAACTTTCACCCTATACCACGTCGTGCAATAATATTTTGTTCACCTCAAATTGCCAATTCCAACACTACATCACATCACGTGatgtaaaatcaaaacataattATTCATAACATTTTCTGAATCAACCGCACTTGAGTAATTCTATATGAATGACGTCTGTTACTGCAGAAACCTCCGATATACAGTCATATCTTTGGCATAAAATCATGGCGGAGGCAAAAATGTAAAACTATAGTAGTTTAAATATACGGTAATATTACACGTTGAGATCGTAAAGCCATTAATGCCGACAATCCGTTCGCGAATAAAAAATTTCCGCGATTACTAA
This DNA window, taken from Ptychodera flava strain L36383 chromosome 4, AS_Pfla_20210202, whole genome shotgun sequence, encodes the following:
- the LOC139131676 gene encoding galactose-3-O-sulfotransferase 3-like, with translation MFAIRFTRVSCTNKFTMKIQRMRRYYAVVSAAFILWGVIYLMVSYQSLKLTATSRQAVPELAATSSRPEPDKNRRRMKHHPNGTCNENTNIVFINVHQAGGSIVSNILQRFGDRRNLTFVLPKEENSDSTGWPYCFHTDHMLPSSNGQYNILCNHAVYNRRELQKIMPTDTSYVTMLRNPEQQFESLFNRYRFGKFLGIHSPDPFRSFLKNPEQFMSRVASNANERFMLHNPMAYDLGFDPENFNDEKEIVNLIEDIKKDLQLVMISDYLDESLVLLKRQMCWSLDDVAYIKHSDLKVHSEHREEMPSTLRSRLREWNNVDHYLYQFFNKTFWKTVLAQGDGFDREVEQLRDLSRQISEVCLTEKIDQDGSEDRLQTLKIPFDTSLCDKMDTSVPEYTRILRSKPNQYLKWEL